In one Solidesulfovibrio fructosivorans JJ] genomic region, the following are encoded:
- a CDS encoding DUF2092 domain-containing protein: MRHLYWILGLLVALAVAPAANAAASGDSGAKPAQPATADITPAASGPITAMCDFLKAQKKFSFTADILSELVYPNGQTIQISRRATVAIVRPNKAYSHVVGDDCDREYIYDGKTVTLVDRDRGVYAVTEAPATIDATTDMLAEKYGLSAPLSDFVDAAPCVALLHNVRTGDFVGNHMAAGKVCDHLAFSQKSADWQVWIEKGKMPLPRKFVLNDKDVPGWPQYAVTFTDWNLSPRLPSSLFTFTPVKDMRRIDFLPLATKGQEKPE, translated from the coding sequence ATGCGTCATCTGTATTGGATCCTCGGCCTGCTCGTCGCGCTGGCCGTTGCGCCGGCGGCCAATGCCGCCGCATCCGGGGATTCGGGAGCAAAGCCGGCCCAGCCCGCGACGGCGGACATCACCCCGGCGGCATCCGGGCCGATTACGGCCATGTGCGACTTCTTGAAGGCCCAGAAGAAATTCTCCTTTACCGCCGACATCCTCAGCGAACTGGTGTATCCCAACGGCCAGACCATTCAGATTTCCCGAAGGGCCACAGTGGCCATCGTGCGCCCCAACAAGGCCTATTCCCATGTCGTCGGCGACGACTGCGACCGGGAGTACATCTATGACGGCAAGACCGTGACCCTGGTCGACCGCGACCGGGGGGTCTATGCCGTGACCGAGGCTCCGGCGACCATCGACGCCACGACCGACATGCTGGCCGAAAAATACGGCCTTTCGGCGCCGCTGAGCGATTTCGTCGATGCCGCGCCTTGCGTCGCGCTTTTGCACAACGTGCGCACCGGCGATTTCGTGGGCAATCACATGGCCGCCGGCAAGGTCTGCGACCATCTGGCCTTCAGCCAGAAAAGCGCCGATTGGCAGGTGTGGATCGAAAAGGGCAAGATGCCGCTGCCGCGCAAATTCGTCCTCAACGACAAGGACGTCCCGGGCTGGCCCCAGTACGCGGTGACGTTCACGGACTGGAACCTGAGTCCGCGCCTGCCGTCCAGCCTTTTCACCTTCACCCCGGTCAAGGATATGCGCCGGATCGACTTCCTGCCCCTGGCAACCAAGGGCCAGGAAAAACCCGAGTAA
- the mtnA gene encoding S-methyl-5-thioribose-1-phosphate isomerase — protein sequence MTDHIAFSPDRHALLLLDQRFLPDREESFVCRNTADTIYALQTMVVRGAPAIGVTAAYGCYLAAREACEAGGGWKEKLEGLLTELESARPTAVNLRWGVERMRQKWRELGDISLEALLSEWLGLAETMQAEDIEINKAMGKNGAALIDDGDTVMTHCNAGALATAGYGTALGVIRAAFEQGKRIKVIANETRPFLQGARLTAYELAKEGIPVTVACDNAVGHLMKKGMVQKVVVGADRIAANGDAANKIGTYTVALAAKAHGVPFYVAAPASTFDLTLASGELIPIENRTPREVTHVGEHRITPEGVPVYNFAFDVTPAELIAGIITEKGVLTAPYTDAIRAAIGGK from the coding sequence ATGACCGACCACATCGCCTTTTCCCCGGACAGGCACGCCCTGCTCCTGCTCGACCAGCGTTTCCTGCCCGACCGCGAGGAATCCTTCGTGTGCCGCAACACCGCCGACACCATCTACGCCTTGCAGACCATGGTGGTGCGCGGCGCGCCGGCCATCGGCGTCACGGCCGCCTACGGCTGCTACCTGGCCGCCCGTGAAGCGTGCGAGGCCGGCGGGGGCTGGAAGGAAAAGCTGGAGGGGCTGCTTACCGAGCTGGAAAGCGCCCGGCCCACGGCCGTCAACCTGCGCTGGGGCGTCGAACGCATGCGGCAAAAGTGGCGGGAACTCGGCGATATTTCCCTCGAGGCGCTCCTGTCGGAATGGCTGGGCCTGGCCGAGACCATGCAGGCCGAGGACATCGAGATCAACAAGGCCATGGGCAAAAACGGCGCGGCCTTGATCGACGACGGCGACACCGTCATGACCCACTGCAACGCCGGGGCCCTGGCCACGGCCGGCTACGGCACCGCCCTCGGCGTCATCCGGGCCGCCTTCGAGCAGGGCAAGCGCATCAAGGTCATCGCCAACGAGACGCGGCCCTTTCTCCAGGGCGCGCGCCTGACCGCCTACGAGCTGGCCAAGGAAGGCATCCCGGTCACCGTCGCCTGCGACAACGCCGTGGGCCATCTCATGAAAAAGGGCATGGTCCAGAAGGTGGTGGTCGGCGCGGACCGCATCGCCGCCAACGGCGACGCGGCCAACAAGATTGGCACCTACACCGTGGCCCTGGCCGCCAAGGCCCACGGCGTGCCCTTCTACGTCGCCGCCCCGGCCTCGACCTTCGACCTGACGCTCGCCTCGGGCGAACTGATCCCCATCGAGAACCGCACCCCCCGCGAGGTCACCCACGTGGGCGAGCACCGCATCACCCCGGAGGGCGTCCCGGTCTACAATTTCGCCTTCGACGTCACCCCGGCCGAACTCATCGCCGGCATCATCACCGAAAAGGGCGTGCTCACCGCGCCCTACACCGACGCCATCCGTGCCGCCATCGGCGGGAAATAA
- the gatB gene encoding Asp-tRNA(Asn)/Glu-tRNA(Gln) amidotransferase subunit GatB produces the protein MARYETVIGVEVHAQLKTESKIFCGCSTRFGDDPNENVCPVCSGMPGVLPVLNAKVVEFAAKMGLATDCTVNPVSVFARKNYFYPDLPKGYQISQFEQPICEHGHIDVVVDGKTRRIGITRIHMEEDAGKNIHSAADNLSYVDLNRSCVPLLEIVSEPDMRSPEEVVAYLKALRAILVYLDICDGNMEEGSFRCDANVSLRPVGQEAFGTRAELKNLNSFRHVQKAIEYEVERQGDILDDGGVVVQETRLYDAAKNSTASMRGKEEANDYRYFPDPDLVPLHLDRDTIARWGTELPELPAARRERFATAFGLSDYDADVLTAERDMADYFEAAVMAGADPKKAANWVQTELLRECHQSGATPGTCKLSPERLAGLLRLIDEGVISGKIAKQIFPELFASGDDPADYVRDKGLVQISDTSALETAVDTVLAANPAEVDAYRGGKTKLMGFFVGQVMKATKGQANPGLVNELLRKKLG, from the coding sequence ATGGCCAGGTACGAGACGGTCATCGGCGTCGAGGTGCACGCTCAGCTGAAAACAGAGAGCAAGATTTTTTGCGGTTGCTCGACCCGCTTCGGCGACGACCCCAACGAAAACGTCTGCCCCGTATGCTCCGGCATGCCGGGCGTGTTGCCGGTGCTCAACGCCAAGGTCGTGGAATTCGCCGCCAAGATGGGCCTGGCCACGGACTGCACGGTCAATCCCGTCTCGGTCTTCGCCCGCAAGAACTACTTCTATCCCGACCTGCCAAAGGGCTACCAGATCTCCCAGTTCGAGCAGCCCATCTGCGAACACGGCCACATCGACGTGGTCGTCGACGGCAAGACCCGCCGCATCGGCATCACCCGCATCCATATGGAAGAGGACGCCGGCAAGAACATCCACTCCGCGGCCGACAACCTGAGCTATGTGGACCTGAACCGCTCCTGTGTGCCGCTGCTCGAGATCGTCTCCGAGCCCGACATGCGCAGCCCCGAGGAGGTCGTGGCCTACCTCAAGGCGCTGCGCGCCATCCTGGTCTACCTCGACATCTGCGACGGCAACATGGAGGAAGGCTCGTTTCGCTGCGACGCCAACGTGAGCCTGCGCCCGGTTGGCCAGGAGGCCTTCGGCACCCGCGCGGAGCTGAAGAACTTAAACAGCTTCCGCCACGTGCAAAAGGCCATCGAATACGAGGTGGAACGCCAGGGCGACATCCTCGACGACGGCGGCGTGGTGGTGCAGGAAACAAGGCTCTACGACGCCGCGAAAAACAGCACCGCCTCCATGCGCGGCAAGGAAGAGGCCAACGACTACCGCTACTTCCCGGACCCGGACCTCGTTCCCCTGCATCTCGACAGGGACACCATCGCCCGTTGGGGCACGGAACTGCCGGAACTGCCGGCCGCGCGCCGGGAACGCTTCGCCACGGCTTTCGGGCTGTCCGACTACGACGCCGACGTGCTTACGGCCGAGCGCGATATGGCCGACTACTTCGAGGCCGCCGTCATGGCCGGAGCCGACCCCAAAAAGGCCGCCAACTGGGTGCAGACGGAGCTTTTGCGCGAATGCCACCAGTCCGGCGCCACTCCCGGGACGTGCAAGCTCTCTCCCGAACGCCTGGCCGGGCTGTTGCGGCTTATCGACGAGGGCGTCATTTCCGGCAAGATCGCCAAGCAGATTTTCCCCGAGCTTTTCGCCAGCGGCGACGACCCGGCCGACTACGTGCGCGACAAGGGCCTCGTCCAGATCTCCGACACCTCCGCCCTGGAGACGGCCGTGGACACGGTCCTCGCCGCCAACCCGGCCGAGGTGGATGCCTACCGCGGCGGCAAGACCAAGCTCATGGGATTTTTCGTCGGCCAGGTCATGAAGGCCACCAAAGGGCAGGCCAACCCCGGACTGGTCAACGAGCTTTTACGCAAAAAGCTGGGGTAG